TATGACCGGTATATCCGCCAATGTGGCACCTTGGTAGGCTACGAGACTGTTCAGTATGTTGGGGATACTCGGCGTCCTTATCTTTACTCTATAAGGCTTAGTGCCGCCCCGACTAACAACATGGTATAGGAGTTCACCACGTGGAGCCTCAACTCGTGATATTGCCTCACCCTCACGGAACCGGCGAGGCGGAGTCTTCAGACTGTTAATTGGACCGCTTGGCAGTTTTTCTAGCACTTGACGTATAATGTTTATAGACTCTAACGCCTCCTCGAACCGGACCAGCATACGGGCGAGTGCATCGCCCTCACTACGTCTAATTACTTGGAAGTCTAGCTCCCCGTACCAAGCATAAGGATCATCGCGTCTGACATCGATATCTACGCCGGAGCCACGAGCTGTTGGCCCGACAAGTCCATGACTTACGGCCACACTGTACGGTATTACCCCTATGCCTTCAAGCCTACGGCGGAGCAACCTATCGCTTGTATAGACTTCCATATAGTATTTTATCCGCTGTTCGAGAATATCCATGCTACGTCTTATCTTCTCTGCTACTTCAGGACTTAGGTCTCGACGAACGCCTCCTGGCCATACATAATCGGCTATGACTCGGTTTCCTGTGAGCAGCTCCTTTAGGTGCATTACCTTCTCGCGATCCCTCATTATCAGCATGAAGAGGCTCTCAAATCCAGCTATCTCTGCAACCACGGCTGCTAGGAGCATGTGACTATGAAGCCTCTCGAGCTCCATTGCTAGGACTCGGAGAGCTTGAGCGCGAGGCGGCGGCTCGATACCATTTATCTCTTCGATGGCCTGGACATAGCAGTTAGAATGCATCATGTTGCATATACCGCAGACACGTGTCACTATATAGAGGGTTTTTAGGAACGTATTGCTCTCAGCGAGCTTCTCTATCCCACGATGGTTATAGCCCGTAACTACCTCTACCCCGACTACGTCTTCACCGTCAACGCGTACACGGAGCATAATGGGTTCGTGTAGTGCAGGATGCTGAGGCCCAATAGACACTTCTATTACCGGCATCCCCGTTATCACCTCTTATTCCAGTCCTTGCGTAACGGATATTCTCCAGCTACATCTGGCGGTGTGAAGAACCCTAAGCGGAGACTCTCATTACCCTCAAAGACTACGCCAAAGAGGTCGTAGACCTCTTGTTCATAGGGCACTGCAGCGGGGAGTAACAGTGCCAAGCTTGGTGCTCTTGGCTGGCTTCGCGGTACCCGCGTCTTTAGC
The window above is part of the Pyrodictium delaneyi genome. Proteins encoded here:
- a CDS encoding nickel-dependent hydrogenase large subunit, producing MPVIEVSIGPQHPALHEPIMLRVRVDGEDVVGVEVVTGYNHRGIEKLAESNTFLKTLYIVTRVCGICNMMHSNCYVQAIEEINGIEPPPRAQALRVLAMELERLHSHMLLAAVVAEIAGFESLFMLIMRDREKVMHLKELLTGNRVIADYVWPGGVRRDLSPEVAEKIRRSMDILEQRIKYYMEVYTSDRLLRRRLEGIGVIPYSVAVSHGLVGPTARGSGVDIDVRRDDPYAWYGELDFQVIRRSEGDALARMLVRFEEALESINIIRQVLEKLPSGPINSLKTPPRRFREGEAISRVEAPRGELLYHVVSRGGTKPYRVKIRTPSIPNILNSLVAYQGATLADIPVILASLDPCISCMERVIVVDERTGRERLENLRQLARRRADQ